In Alosa alosa isolate M-15738 ecotype Scorff River chromosome 23, AALO_Geno_1.1, whole genome shotgun sequence, a single window of DNA contains:
- the LOC125288821 gene encoding pikachurin-like isoform X5: protein MQTPLVPQALSVASGLSLSPKKEVHMPSQPEAPASQIGGNIWSFAPLAAVSAPSDAPSGATLGPPLPPAASMTQWQGALRRLYDLPCEDAVCPPHTICVDDHTSGGSRCQCALGRQGPSCSEIVLMQFPRLFGYSYMAFDPLKNSFHSFHISLEFKADSVDGLLFYCGENEHGYGDFSSLALIRGKLHFRYNCGTGAAHLVSERPVVPGQWHSVSVHREGTRGWLRLDNHTPVTGHSQGTYTKITFRTPLYVGGSPNGYWLARAAGTNRGFQGCLQSLSVNGKRVDMRPWPLGRALSGADVGECSEHACSGVSCANGGTCFSTRADAHICLCPLGYGGAQCQESVWLAVPHFNKSLLSYASAPWPHPQRHYLSFTEFDITFRPAAANGTLLYCQDANSSDFLAVTLVGGHVEFLFDCGTGAAVLRSEEAVSLFRWHEVRVSRTARKGILQVDSQKAVEGLAEGAFTQVRCSSPLYLGGVPDYGATRRDSGVLEPFTGSIQQVLLNDRVIPLTASSLEGVNVGNVEHPCGTRPCANAGQCQPREDQYQCDCPIGFHGSQCQQACADLCRHIVTEDIEVPLFTGRSYLKFDSRNILKRLSGLRTHVQLRFRCFAPNGLLLWRGEGPGLAGADFMSLGLQGGAIIFSFDLGSGLGVVVVNGTFNDGQWHQLKAVRDGQYGRVVVDGQRTSRGQSPGRMRQLNSNGPLYIGGMKEISLHTHRQYMRGLVGCISHLSLSPSFHIALIDEASDGKNIETCLE, encoded by the exons ATGCAAACGCCGCTAGTCCCCCAAGCTCTGTCAGTGGCATCTGGACTCTCA CTATCTCCCAAGAAAGAGGTTCACATGCCCTCCCAACCTGAAGCGCCAGCCTCTCAGATTGGTGGTAACATCTGGAGCTTTGCCCCCTTGGCTGCCGTCTCTGCCCCCTCTGATGCCCCTTCTGGCGCCACCCTGGGTCCTCCTCTGCCCCCGGCCGCCTCCATGACCCAGTGGCAGGGGGCGCTGAGGCGCCTGTACGACCTGCCCTGCGAGGACGCCGTGTGCCCCCCGCACACCATCTGCGTGGATGACCATACCAGCGGGGGCTCCCGATGCCAGTGTGCCCTGGGCAGGCAAGGGCCATCCTGCtcggaga TTGTGCTGATGCAGTTCCCCAGGCTGTTTGGCTACTCCTACATGGCCTTCGACCCCCTGAAGAATTCCTTTCACTCCTTCCACATCAGTCTGGAGTTTAAG GCAGACAGTGTAGATGGCCTCCTGTTCTACTGTGGAGAGAATGAACATGGCTATGGGGACTTCTCCTCTCTGGCTCTGATCCGAGGGAAGCTGCACTTCAG gtatAACTGTGGGACGGGGGCTGCTCATCTGGTGAGCGAGAGGCCGGTGGTTCCTGGCCAGTGGCACAGCGTGAGCGTCCACAGGGAAGGCACGAGGGGCTGGCTCCGCCTGGATAATCACACGCCTGTCACCGGACACTCACAG GGAACATACACCAAGATCACCTTCCGCACGCCACTGTATGTAGGCGGCTCTCCCAATGGCTATTGGCTGGCGAGGGCGGCTGGGACCAACCGAGGGTTCCAGGGTTGCCTGCAGAGCCTGTCGGTCAACGGAAAGCGGGTAGACATGAGGCCCTGGCCGCTGGGGCGGGCACTCTCCGGGGCTGATGTTG GCGAGTGCAGCGAGCATGCCTGCTCCGGCGTGTCCTGTGCCAACGGGGGAACGTGCTTCAGCACTCGAGCAGATGCCCACATTTGCCTTTGCCCGCTGGGATACGGAGGAGCACAGTGCCAGGAGA GCGTTTGGCTGGCCGTTCCGCACTTCAACAAGTCACTGCTGTCGTACGCTAGCGCCCCCTGGCCTCATCCCCAGCGCCACTACCTGTCCTTCACTGAGTTCGACATCACCTTCCGGCCGGCGGCGGCCAACGGGACCCTGCTCTACTGTCAGGATGCCAACAGCAGTGACTTCCTGGCGGTCACCCTAGTGGGCGGTCATGTGGAGTTCCTCTTCGACTGTGGCACAGGAGCTGCTGTTCTCAG GAGTGAGGAGGCGGTCAGCCTGTTCAGGTGGCACGAGGTGCGGGTATCTCGCACGGCCAGGAAGGGCATCTTGCAAGTGGACAGCCAGAAAGCAGTGGAGGGCCTGGCAGAG GGGGCATTCACTCAGGTCCGCTGCAGCTCTCCTCTGTATCTGGGTGGAGTCCCAGACTACGGTGCCACCCGGAGGGACTCTGGAGTACTGGAGCCTTTTACTGGGAGCATACAGCAG GTCCTGCTGAATGACCGGGTCATCCCGCTCACAGCGTCCTCACTGGAGGGGGTGAACGTGGGGAATGTGGAGCACCCCTGTGGCACGCGGCCATGTGCCAACGCTGGACAGTGCCAGCCCAGAGAGGACCAGTACCAGTGCGACTGCCCGATAGGCTTCCATGGAAGCCAGTGCCAACAAG CGTGCGCCGACCTGTGCCGCCACA TAGTGACAGAAGACATTGAGGTTCCTCTCTTCACTGGTAGAAGCTACCTCAAATTTGACAGCAGAAATATTTTGAAACG gcTCTCTGGCTTGCGGACGCATGTCCAGCTGCGCTTCAGATGCTTTGCCCCCAACGGGCTGCtgctgtggagaggagaggggcctGGTCTCGCTGGAGCGGACTTCATGTCTCTTGGCTTGCAGGGTGGAGCGATCATCTTCAG CTTTGATCTTGGTAGTGGActtggtgtggtggtggtcaaTGGAACTTTTAATGATGGTCAGTGGCACCAGTTGAAAGCCGTAAG AGATGGGCAATATGGCCGGGTGGTTGTGGATGGTCAGAGGACCAGCAGAGGACAGTCGCCAGGGAGAATGAGGCAGCTCAACTCCAATGGACCTCTGTATATAG ggGGTATGAAGGAGATCTCTCTGCACACTCACAGGCAGTACATGAGAGGCCTGGTGGGCTGcatctcccacctctctctctcccccagctTCCATATCGCCTTGATCGATGAGGCCTCGGACGGCAAGAACATTGAAACATGCCTCGAGTGA
- the LOC125288821 gene encoding pikachurin-like isoform X3 translates to MADFSPCRASVILVLLQIFGYTCSLRRTADSGLETLSPPLDVELETLNCTAVAVRWRVPRRHVTAVMGYRVFLTEVNNSPVGTPITRNVPVRIDMLKGVPWDGLAEFSTEVSSLKNDSQYHVTIAAYGWAGEGRPSMPRGITPASHERCFRPAPPSVPDVVVGSHTQIVVSWKPGASEGASPVQHFLVSYTRPEVDTEWTTLRVPVPTTSMVLRGLSPDTLYQFMVQAVNANAASPPSSVSGIWTLIVLMQFPRLFGYSYMAFDPLKNSFHSFHISLEFKADSVDGLLFYCGENEHGYGDFSSLALIRGKLHFRYNCGTGAAHLVSERPVVPGQWHSVSVHREGTRGWLRLDNHTPVTGHSQGTYTKITFRTPLYVGGSPNGYWLARAAGTNRGFQGCLQSLSVNGKRVDMRPWPLGRALSGADVGECSEHACSGVSCANGGTCFSTRADAHICLCPLGYGGAQCQESVWLAVPHFNKSLLSYASAPWPHPQRHYLSFTEFDITFRPAAANGTLLYCQDANSSDFLAVTLVGGHVEFLFDCGTGAAVLRSEEAVSLFRWHEVRVSRTARKGILQVDSQKAVEGLAEGAFTQVRCSSPLYLGGVPDYGATRRDSGVLEPFTGSIQQVLLNDRVIPLTASSLEGVNVGNVEHPCGTRPCANAGQCQPREDQYQCDCPIGFHGSQCQQACADLCRHIVTEDIEVPLFTGRSYLKFDSRNILKRLSGLRTHVQLRFRCFAPNGLLLWRGEGPGLAGADFMSLGLQGGAIIFSFDLGSGLGVVVVNGTFNDGQWHQLKAVRDGQYGRVVVDGQRTSRGQSPGRMRQLNSNGPLYIGGMKEISLHTHRQYMRGLVGCISHLSLSPSFHIALIDEASDGKNIETCLE, encoded by the exons GTGTTCTTAACAGAGGTGAATAACAGTCCAGTAGGAACACCTATTACACGGAATGTCCCTGTCCGCATTGACATGTTGAAAGGG GTACCATGGGATGGACTTGCTGAATTT AGCACCGAGGTGTCCAGTCTGAAGAACGATAGCCAGTACCATGTGACCATTGCAGCCTATGGGTGGGCAGGGGAGGGACGACCCAGTATGCCTAGGGGCATCACGCCAGCCTCGCATG AGAGATGCTTCAGACCAGCCCCCCCATCAGTGCCGGATGTGGTAGTAGGATCTCATACACAAATTGTGGTGTCATGGAAACCGGGTGCATCAGAAGGAGCTTCGCCTGTTCAGCACTTCCTGGTTTCCTACACCAG ACCAGAGGTGGACACGGAGTGGACAACTCTTCGCGTGCCCGTTCCGACCACCTCTATGGTCCTGAGAGGACTGAGCCCAGACACACTGTACCAGTTCATGGTCCAAGCAGTGAATGCAAACGCCGCTAGTCCCCCAAGCTCTGTCAGTGGCATCTGGACTCTCA TTGTGCTGATGCAGTTCCCCAGGCTGTTTGGCTACTCCTACATGGCCTTCGACCCCCTGAAGAATTCCTTTCACTCCTTCCACATCAGTCTGGAGTTTAAG GCAGACAGTGTAGATGGCCTCCTGTTCTACTGTGGAGAGAATGAACATGGCTATGGGGACTTCTCCTCTCTGGCTCTGATCCGAGGGAAGCTGCACTTCAG gtatAACTGTGGGACGGGGGCTGCTCATCTGGTGAGCGAGAGGCCGGTGGTTCCTGGCCAGTGGCACAGCGTGAGCGTCCACAGGGAAGGCACGAGGGGCTGGCTCCGCCTGGATAATCACACGCCTGTCACCGGACACTCACAG GGAACATACACCAAGATCACCTTCCGCACGCCACTGTATGTAGGCGGCTCTCCCAATGGCTATTGGCTGGCGAGGGCGGCTGGGACCAACCGAGGGTTCCAGGGTTGCCTGCAGAGCCTGTCGGTCAACGGAAAGCGGGTAGACATGAGGCCCTGGCCGCTGGGGCGGGCACTCTCCGGGGCTGATGTTG GCGAGTGCAGCGAGCATGCCTGCTCCGGCGTGTCCTGTGCCAACGGGGGAACGTGCTTCAGCACTCGAGCAGATGCCCACATTTGCCTTTGCCCGCTGGGATACGGAGGAGCACAGTGCCAGGAGA GCGTTTGGCTGGCCGTTCCGCACTTCAACAAGTCACTGCTGTCGTACGCTAGCGCCCCCTGGCCTCATCCCCAGCGCCACTACCTGTCCTTCACTGAGTTCGACATCACCTTCCGGCCGGCGGCGGCCAACGGGACCCTGCTCTACTGTCAGGATGCCAACAGCAGTGACTTCCTGGCGGTCACCCTAGTGGGCGGTCATGTGGAGTTCCTCTTCGACTGTGGCACAGGAGCTGCTGTTCTCAG GAGTGAGGAGGCGGTCAGCCTGTTCAGGTGGCACGAGGTGCGGGTATCTCGCACGGCCAGGAAGGGCATCTTGCAAGTGGACAGCCAGAAAGCAGTGGAGGGCCTGGCAGAG GGGGCATTCACTCAGGTCCGCTGCAGCTCTCCTCTGTATCTGGGTGGAGTCCCAGACTACGGTGCCACCCGGAGGGACTCTGGAGTACTGGAGCCTTTTACTGGGAGCATACAGCAG GTCCTGCTGAATGACCGGGTCATCCCGCTCACAGCGTCCTCACTGGAGGGGGTGAACGTGGGGAATGTGGAGCACCCCTGTGGCACGCGGCCATGTGCCAACGCTGGACAGTGCCAGCCCAGAGAGGACCAGTACCAGTGCGACTGCCCGATAGGCTTCCATGGAAGCCAGTGCCAACAAG CGTGCGCCGACCTGTGCCGCCACA TAGTGACAGAAGACATTGAGGTTCCTCTCTTCACTGGTAGAAGCTACCTCAAATTTGACAGCAGAAATATTTTGAAACG gcTCTCTGGCTTGCGGACGCATGTCCAGCTGCGCTTCAGATGCTTTGCCCCCAACGGGCTGCtgctgtggagaggagaggggcctGGTCTCGCTGGAGCGGACTTCATGTCTCTTGGCTTGCAGGGTGGAGCGATCATCTTCAG CTTTGATCTTGGTAGTGGActtggtgtggtggtggtcaaTGGAACTTTTAATGATGGTCAGTGGCACCAGTTGAAAGCCGTAAG AGATGGGCAATATGGCCGGGTGGTTGTGGATGGTCAGAGGACCAGCAGAGGACAGTCGCCAGGGAGAATGAGGCAGCTCAACTCCAATGGACCTCTGTATATAG ggGGTATGAAGGAGATCTCTCTGCACACTCACAGGCAGTACATGAGAGGCCTGGTGGGCTGcatctcccacctctctctctcccccagctTCCATATCGCCTTGATCGATGAGGCCTCGGACGGCAAGAACATTGAAACATGCCTCGAGTGA
- the LOC125288821 gene encoding pikachurin-like isoform X1 produces the protein MADFSPCRASVILVLLQIFGYTCSLRRTADSGLETLSPPLDVELETLNCTAVAVRWRVPRRHVTAVMGYRVFLTEVNNSPVGTPITRNVPVRIDMLKGVPWDGLAEFSTEVSSLKNDSQYHVTIAAYGWAGEGRPSMPRGITPASHERCFRPAPPSVPDVVVGSHTQIVVSWKPGASEGASPVQHFLVSYTRPEVDTEWTTLRVPVPTTSMVLRGLSPDTLYQFMVQAVNANAASPPSSVSGIWTLSIQDAGSGAISTQRLARPVTNDQAAVVDYDYSANTEELSPKKEVHMPSQPEAPASQIGGNIWSFAPLAAVSAPSDAPSGATLGPPLPPAASMTQWQGALRRLYDLPCEDAVCPPHTICVDDHTSGGSRCQCALGRQGPSCSEIVLMQFPRLFGYSYMAFDPLKNSFHSFHISLEFKADSVDGLLFYCGENEHGYGDFSSLALIRGKLHFRYNCGTGAAHLVSERPVVPGQWHSVSVHREGTRGWLRLDNHTPVTGHSQGTYTKITFRTPLYVGGSPNGYWLARAAGTNRGFQGCLQSLSVNGKRVDMRPWPLGRALSGADVGECSEHACSGVSCANGGTCFSTRADAHICLCPLGYGGAQCQESVWLAVPHFNKSLLSYASAPWPHPQRHYLSFTEFDITFRPAAANGTLLYCQDANSSDFLAVTLVGGHVEFLFDCGTGAAVLRSEEAVSLFRWHEVRVSRTARKGILQVDSQKAVEGLAEGAFTQVRCSSPLYLGGVPDYGATRRDSGVLEPFTGSIQQVLLNDRVIPLTASSLEGVNVGNVEHPCGTRPCANAGQCQPREDQYQCDCPIGFHGSQCQQACADLCRHIVTEDIEVPLFTGRSYLKFDSRNILKRLSGLRTHVQLRFRCFAPNGLLLWRGEGPGLAGADFMSLGLQGGAIIFSFDLGSGLGVVVVNGTFNDGQWHQLKAVRDGQYGRVVVDGQRTSRGQSPGRMRQLNSNGPLYIGGMKEISLHTHRQYMRGLVGCISHLSLSPSFHIALIDEASDGKNIETCLE, from the exons GTGTTCTTAACAGAGGTGAATAACAGTCCAGTAGGAACACCTATTACACGGAATGTCCCTGTCCGCATTGACATGTTGAAAGGG GTACCATGGGATGGACTTGCTGAATTT AGCACCGAGGTGTCCAGTCTGAAGAACGATAGCCAGTACCATGTGACCATTGCAGCCTATGGGTGGGCAGGGGAGGGACGACCCAGTATGCCTAGGGGCATCACGCCAGCCTCGCATG AGAGATGCTTCAGACCAGCCCCCCCATCAGTGCCGGATGTGGTAGTAGGATCTCATACACAAATTGTGGTGTCATGGAAACCGGGTGCATCAGAAGGAGCTTCGCCTGTTCAGCACTTCCTGGTTTCCTACACCAG ACCAGAGGTGGACACGGAGTGGACAACTCTTCGCGTGCCCGTTCCGACCACCTCTATGGTCCTGAGAGGACTGAGCCCAGACACACTGTACCAGTTCATGGTCCAAGCAGTGAATGCAAACGCCGCTAGTCCCCCAAGCTCTGTCAGTGGCATCTGGACTCTCA GTATTCAAGATGCTGGCAGTGGAGCAATCAGTACACAGCGTCTCGCGCGTCCCGTTACCAATGACCAGGCTGCCGTCGTTGACTATGACTACAGTGCCAACACTGAGGAG CTATCTCCCAAGAAAGAGGTTCACATGCCCTCCCAACCTGAAGCGCCAGCCTCTCAGATTGGTGGTAACATCTGGAGCTTTGCCCCCTTGGCTGCCGTCTCTGCCCCCTCTGATGCCCCTTCTGGCGCCACCCTGGGTCCTCCTCTGCCCCCGGCCGCCTCCATGACCCAGTGGCAGGGGGCGCTGAGGCGCCTGTACGACCTGCCCTGCGAGGACGCCGTGTGCCCCCCGCACACCATCTGCGTGGATGACCATACCAGCGGGGGCTCCCGATGCCAGTGTGCCCTGGGCAGGCAAGGGCCATCCTGCtcggaga TTGTGCTGATGCAGTTCCCCAGGCTGTTTGGCTACTCCTACATGGCCTTCGACCCCCTGAAGAATTCCTTTCACTCCTTCCACATCAGTCTGGAGTTTAAG GCAGACAGTGTAGATGGCCTCCTGTTCTACTGTGGAGAGAATGAACATGGCTATGGGGACTTCTCCTCTCTGGCTCTGATCCGAGGGAAGCTGCACTTCAG gtatAACTGTGGGACGGGGGCTGCTCATCTGGTGAGCGAGAGGCCGGTGGTTCCTGGCCAGTGGCACAGCGTGAGCGTCCACAGGGAAGGCACGAGGGGCTGGCTCCGCCTGGATAATCACACGCCTGTCACCGGACACTCACAG GGAACATACACCAAGATCACCTTCCGCACGCCACTGTATGTAGGCGGCTCTCCCAATGGCTATTGGCTGGCGAGGGCGGCTGGGACCAACCGAGGGTTCCAGGGTTGCCTGCAGAGCCTGTCGGTCAACGGAAAGCGGGTAGACATGAGGCCCTGGCCGCTGGGGCGGGCACTCTCCGGGGCTGATGTTG GCGAGTGCAGCGAGCATGCCTGCTCCGGCGTGTCCTGTGCCAACGGGGGAACGTGCTTCAGCACTCGAGCAGATGCCCACATTTGCCTTTGCCCGCTGGGATACGGAGGAGCACAGTGCCAGGAGA GCGTTTGGCTGGCCGTTCCGCACTTCAACAAGTCACTGCTGTCGTACGCTAGCGCCCCCTGGCCTCATCCCCAGCGCCACTACCTGTCCTTCACTGAGTTCGACATCACCTTCCGGCCGGCGGCGGCCAACGGGACCCTGCTCTACTGTCAGGATGCCAACAGCAGTGACTTCCTGGCGGTCACCCTAGTGGGCGGTCATGTGGAGTTCCTCTTCGACTGTGGCACAGGAGCTGCTGTTCTCAG GAGTGAGGAGGCGGTCAGCCTGTTCAGGTGGCACGAGGTGCGGGTATCTCGCACGGCCAGGAAGGGCATCTTGCAAGTGGACAGCCAGAAAGCAGTGGAGGGCCTGGCAGAG GGGGCATTCACTCAGGTCCGCTGCAGCTCTCCTCTGTATCTGGGTGGAGTCCCAGACTACGGTGCCACCCGGAGGGACTCTGGAGTACTGGAGCCTTTTACTGGGAGCATACAGCAG GTCCTGCTGAATGACCGGGTCATCCCGCTCACAGCGTCCTCACTGGAGGGGGTGAACGTGGGGAATGTGGAGCACCCCTGTGGCACGCGGCCATGTGCCAACGCTGGACAGTGCCAGCCCAGAGAGGACCAGTACCAGTGCGACTGCCCGATAGGCTTCCATGGAAGCCAGTGCCAACAAG CGTGCGCCGACCTGTGCCGCCACA TAGTGACAGAAGACATTGAGGTTCCTCTCTTCACTGGTAGAAGCTACCTCAAATTTGACAGCAGAAATATTTTGAAACG gcTCTCTGGCTTGCGGACGCATGTCCAGCTGCGCTTCAGATGCTTTGCCCCCAACGGGCTGCtgctgtggagaggagaggggcctGGTCTCGCTGGAGCGGACTTCATGTCTCTTGGCTTGCAGGGTGGAGCGATCATCTTCAG CTTTGATCTTGGTAGTGGActtggtgtggtggtggtcaaTGGAACTTTTAATGATGGTCAGTGGCACCAGTTGAAAGCCGTAAG AGATGGGCAATATGGCCGGGTGGTTGTGGATGGTCAGAGGACCAGCAGAGGACAGTCGCCAGGGAGAATGAGGCAGCTCAACTCCAATGGACCTCTGTATATAG ggGGTATGAAGGAGATCTCTCTGCACACTCACAGGCAGTACATGAGAGGCCTGGTGGGCTGcatctcccacctctctctctcccccagctTCCATATCGCCTTGATCGATGAGGCCTCGGACGGCAAGAACATTGAAACATGCCTCGAGTGA
- the LOC125288821 gene encoding pikachurin-like isoform X2, with protein MADFSPCRASVILVLLQIFGYTCSLRRTADSGLETLSPPLDVELETLNCTAVAVRWRVPRRHVTAVMGYRVFLTEVNNSPVGTPITRNVPVRIDMLKGVPWDGLAEFSTEVSSLKNDSQYHVTIAAYGWAGEGRPSMPRGITPASHERCFRPAPPSVPDVVVGSHTQIVVSWKPGASEGASPVQHFLVSYTRPEVDTEWTTLRVPVPTTSMVLRGLSPDTLYQFMVQAVNANAASPPSSVSGIWTLSIQDAGSGAISTQRLARPVTNDQAAVVDYDYSANTEELSPKKEVHMPSQPEAPASQIGGNIWSFAPLAAVSAPSDAPSGATLGPPLPPAASMTQWQGALRRLYDLPCEDAVCPPHTICVDDHTSGGSRCQCALGRQGPSCSEIVLMQFPRLFGYSYMAFDPLKNSFHSFHISLEFKADSVDGLLFYCGENEHGYGDFSSLALIRGKLHFRYNCGTGAAHLVSERPVVPGQWHSVSVHREGTRGWLRLDNHTPVTGHSQGTYTKITFRTPLYVGGSPNGYWLARAAGTNRGFQGCLQSLSVNGKRVDMRPWPLGRALSGADVGECSEHACSGVSCANGGTCFSTRADAHICLCPLGYGGAQCQESVWLAVPHFNKSLLSYASAPWPHPQRHYLSFTEFDITFRPAAANGTLLYCQDANSSDFLAVTLVGGHVEFLFDCGTGAAVLRSEEAVSLFRWHEVRVSRTARKGILQVDSQKAVEGLAEGAFTQVRCSSPLYLGGVPDYGATRRDSGVLEPFTGSIQQVLLNDRVIPLTASSLEGVNVGNVEHPCGTRPCANAGQCQPREDQYQCDCPIGFHGSQCQQVVTEDIEVPLFTGRSYLKFDSRNILKRLSGLRTHVQLRFRCFAPNGLLLWRGEGPGLAGADFMSLGLQGGAIIFSFDLGSGLGVVVVNGTFNDGQWHQLKAVRDGQYGRVVVDGQRTSRGQSPGRMRQLNSNGPLYIGGMKEISLHTHRQYMRGLVGCISHLSLSPSFHIALIDEASDGKNIETCLE; from the exons GTGTTCTTAACAGAGGTGAATAACAGTCCAGTAGGAACACCTATTACACGGAATGTCCCTGTCCGCATTGACATGTTGAAAGGG GTACCATGGGATGGACTTGCTGAATTT AGCACCGAGGTGTCCAGTCTGAAGAACGATAGCCAGTACCATGTGACCATTGCAGCCTATGGGTGGGCAGGGGAGGGACGACCCAGTATGCCTAGGGGCATCACGCCAGCCTCGCATG AGAGATGCTTCAGACCAGCCCCCCCATCAGTGCCGGATGTGGTAGTAGGATCTCATACACAAATTGTGGTGTCATGGAAACCGGGTGCATCAGAAGGAGCTTCGCCTGTTCAGCACTTCCTGGTTTCCTACACCAG ACCAGAGGTGGACACGGAGTGGACAACTCTTCGCGTGCCCGTTCCGACCACCTCTATGGTCCTGAGAGGACTGAGCCCAGACACACTGTACCAGTTCATGGTCCAAGCAGTGAATGCAAACGCCGCTAGTCCCCCAAGCTCTGTCAGTGGCATCTGGACTCTCA GTATTCAAGATGCTGGCAGTGGAGCAATCAGTACACAGCGTCTCGCGCGTCCCGTTACCAATGACCAGGCTGCCGTCGTTGACTATGACTACAGTGCCAACACTGAGGAG CTATCTCCCAAGAAAGAGGTTCACATGCCCTCCCAACCTGAAGCGCCAGCCTCTCAGATTGGTGGTAACATCTGGAGCTTTGCCCCCTTGGCTGCCGTCTCTGCCCCCTCTGATGCCCCTTCTGGCGCCACCCTGGGTCCTCCTCTGCCCCCGGCCGCCTCCATGACCCAGTGGCAGGGGGCGCTGAGGCGCCTGTACGACCTGCCCTGCGAGGACGCCGTGTGCCCCCCGCACACCATCTGCGTGGATGACCATACCAGCGGGGGCTCCCGATGCCAGTGTGCCCTGGGCAGGCAAGGGCCATCCTGCtcggaga TTGTGCTGATGCAGTTCCCCAGGCTGTTTGGCTACTCCTACATGGCCTTCGACCCCCTGAAGAATTCCTTTCACTCCTTCCACATCAGTCTGGAGTTTAAG GCAGACAGTGTAGATGGCCTCCTGTTCTACTGTGGAGAGAATGAACATGGCTATGGGGACTTCTCCTCTCTGGCTCTGATCCGAGGGAAGCTGCACTTCAG gtatAACTGTGGGACGGGGGCTGCTCATCTGGTGAGCGAGAGGCCGGTGGTTCCTGGCCAGTGGCACAGCGTGAGCGTCCACAGGGAAGGCACGAGGGGCTGGCTCCGCCTGGATAATCACACGCCTGTCACCGGACACTCACAG GGAACATACACCAAGATCACCTTCCGCACGCCACTGTATGTAGGCGGCTCTCCCAATGGCTATTGGCTGGCGAGGGCGGCTGGGACCAACCGAGGGTTCCAGGGTTGCCTGCAGAGCCTGTCGGTCAACGGAAAGCGGGTAGACATGAGGCCCTGGCCGCTGGGGCGGGCACTCTCCGGGGCTGATGTTG GCGAGTGCAGCGAGCATGCCTGCTCCGGCGTGTCCTGTGCCAACGGGGGAACGTGCTTCAGCACTCGAGCAGATGCCCACATTTGCCTTTGCCCGCTGGGATACGGAGGAGCACAGTGCCAGGAGA GCGTTTGGCTGGCCGTTCCGCACTTCAACAAGTCACTGCTGTCGTACGCTAGCGCCCCCTGGCCTCATCCCCAGCGCCACTACCTGTCCTTCACTGAGTTCGACATCACCTTCCGGCCGGCGGCGGCCAACGGGACCCTGCTCTACTGTCAGGATGCCAACAGCAGTGACTTCCTGGCGGTCACCCTAGTGGGCGGTCATGTGGAGTTCCTCTTCGACTGTGGCACAGGAGCTGCTGTTCTCAG GAGTGAGGAGGCGGTCAGCCTGTTCAGGTGGCACGAGGTGCGGGTATCTCGCACGGCCAGGAAGGGCATCTTGCAAGTGGACAGCCAGAAAGCAGTGGAGGGCCTGGCAGAG GGGGCATTCACTCAGGTCCGCTGCAGCTCTCCTCTGTATCTGGGTGGAGTCCCAGACTACGGTGCCACCCGGAGGGACTCTGGAGTACTGGAGCCTTTTACTGGGAGCATACAGCAG GTCCTGCTGAATGACCGGGTCATCCCGCTCACAGCGTCCTCACTGGAGGGGGTGAACGTGGGGAATGTGGAGCACCCCTGTGGCACGCGGCCATGTGCCAACGCTGGACAGTGCCAGCCCAGAGAGGACCAGTACCAGTGCGACTGCCCGATAGGCTTCCATGGAAGCCAGTGCCAACAAG TAGTGACAGAAGACATTGAGGTTCCTCTCTTCACTGGTAGAAGCTACCTCAAATTTGACAGCAGAAATATTTTGAAACG gcTCTCTGGCTTGCGGACGCATGTCCAGCTGCGCTTCAGATGCTTTGCCCCCAACGGGCTGCtgctgtggagaggagaggggcctGGTCTCGCTGGAGCGGACTTCATGTCTCTTGGCTTGCAGGGTGGAGCGATCATCTTCAG CTTTGATCTTGGTAGTGGActtggtgtggtggtggtcaaTGGAACTTTTAATGATGGTCAGTGGCACCAGTTGAAAGCCGTAAG AGATGGGCAATATGGCCGGGTGGTTGTGGATGGTCAGAGGACCAGCAGAGGACAGTCGCCAGGGAGAATGAGGCAGCTCAACTCCAATGGACCTCTGTATATAG ggGGTATGAAGGAGATCTCTCTGCACACTCACAGGCAGTACATGAGAGGCCTGGTGGGCTGcatctcccacctctctctctcccccagctTCCATATCGCCTTGATCGATGAGGCCTCGGACGGCAAGAACATTGAAACATGCCTCGAGTGA